A part of Paenibacillus donghaensis genomic DNA contains:
- a CDS encoding AraC family transcriptional regulator, translated as MSEVQHIEQHQSYSVDELTNSALADFAVQCVFRSSEITQPYPHVHQGYEWYFCLGGNGRFIAGERVYRMSEGSLVVVKPAVLHTPRPLAGETFQRIVLTIDSDYLQGLYRMHAHLEQQLQRWLPGDGSDSVHTELGTRQLPEVQEILLELERELADQREGYPLAVQSLLLRLFVALIRQAAAAAPVPQEEMRRKQLVEEMLGYITRMYKEPCSIDGMCRHFHLSRSYLQRLFKQETGFSINGYWIACRINRAKELLVQHQSPLIEVAVDSGFQDLSHFCHMFKRVTGMTPGRYRALSRRPDA; from the coding sequence ATGAGCGAAGTTCAGCATATAGAGCAGCACCAGTCCTATAGCGTAGATGAGCTGACCAACAGCGCGTTGGCCGATTTTGCCGTGCAATGTGTGTTTCGCAGCAGTGAGATTACGCAGCCTTATCCCCATGTGCATCAGGGGTATGAATGGTACTTCTGTCTTGGCGGAAACGGCAGGTTCATTGCCGGGGAACGGGTGTACCGCATGAGTGAAGGCAGTCTGGTGGTGGTCAAGCCTGCGGTTCTGCACACCCCGCGGCCGCTGGCGGGCGAGACCTTTCAGCGGATTGTGCTAACCATTGACAGTGATTATCTGCAGGGGCTGTACCGGATGCACGCCCACCTGGAGCAGCAGCTTCAGCGCTGGCTGCCGGGAGACGGCAGCGATTCGGTTCATACCGAACTAGGCACGAGGCAACTGCCAGAGGTGCAGGAGATACTGCTGGAGCTGGAACGGGAGCTTGCGGATCAGCGCGAAGGATATCCGCTTGCGGTGCAGAGTCTGCTGCTGCGATTGTTCGTTGCGCTGATCCGGCAGGCAGCGGCAGCCGCTCCAGTGCCGCAGGAGGAGATGCGGCGGAAGCAGCTGGTGGAGGAGATGCTGGGGTACATTACCCGGATGTACAAGGAGCCCTGCTCTATCGATGGGATGTGCCGGCATTTCCATCTGTCCCGTTCGTATCTGCAGCGTCTATTCAAGCAGGAAACCGGATTTTCAATTAACGGCTATTGGATTGCTTGCCGGATTAACCGGGCTAAGGAGCTGCTGGTACAGCACCAATCACCGCTAATTGAAGTGGCCGTAGATTCCGGTTTCCAGGATTTATCCCACTTCTGCCATATGTTCAAGCGTGTGACGGGAATGACGCCTGGCCGCTACCGCGCGTTAAGCCGTAGGCCTGATGCCTGA
- the fabV gene encoding enoyl-ACP reductase FabV has translation MIIQPKTRGFICTTAHPDGCAKQIEEQVNYIKAQKKISGPANVLVLGASTGYGLASRIAAAFGAGANTIGVFFDRPAEGSRTASAGWYNSAALEQQAAAQGLKSHSIVGDAFSDAIKAQTIALIQAEYGTVDLVIYSVASPRRTHPVTGETFSSVIKPLGTAYTNKTMNFHTGEVSMTSIEPATEEELRQTIAVMGGEDWKMWIDQLSEAGVLAKGATTVAYSYIGPEITHAIYREGTIGKAKNHLEQTAKELNSQLAAEGGRAFVSVNKALVTQSSSAIPVVPLYISALYRVMKDKELHENCIEQMYRLFAEHLYPEGAAPALDGSLIRIDDWEMREDVQTEVMKRWEALSTDNVSELSDLEGYRRDFFQLFGFQSEGIDYEAESDPDVEILNLVKE, from the coding sequence ATGATTATCCAACCTAAAACCCGCGGATTCATCTGCACAACAGCTCATCCGGACGGGTGTGCCAAACAAATAGAGGAACAAGTAAACTATATTAAAGCCCAGAAGAAAATCAGCGGACCGGCGAATGTACTGGTCCTCGGCGCTTCTACCGGATATGGATTGGCTTCCCGGATTGCCGCCGCTTTTGGTGCAGGCGCGAATACGATCGGTGTATTTTTTGATCGGCCTGCCGAAGGCTCACGTACCGCATCAGCGGGCTGGTACAACTCTGCCGCTCTGGAGCAGCAGGCTGCCGCGCAAGGTTTGAAATCGCACAGCATTGTTGGCGATGCCTTCTCCGATGCGATCAAAGCCCAAACTATCGCACTGATTCAGGCCGAATATGGCACTGTGGATCTGGTGATTTACAGTGTAGCTTCGCCGCGACGGACCCATCCGGTCACAGGGGAGACCTTCTCTTCCGTCATCAAACCGCTCGGAACCGCTTATACGAATAAAACGATGAATTTCCACACCGGGGAAGTATCGATGACCAGCATTGAGCCTGCCACCGAAGAGGAATTGCGCCAGACTATCGCGGTAATGGGCGGCGAGGACTGGAAAATGTGGATCGACCAGTTATCCGAAGCCGGAGTGCTGGCCAAGGGAGCTACAACGGTTGCCTACTCTTACATAGGGCCGGAGATTACTCATGCCATCTACCGTGAAGGCACCATCGGCAAAGCCAAAAACCATCTGGAGCAGACCGCGAAAGAGCTGAACAGCCAACTCGCAGCTGAGGGCGGCCGCGCGTTCGTCTCGGTCAACAAAGCGCTGGTCACACAGTCCAGCTCGGCCATTCCTGTAGTGCCACTGTATATCTCAGCCCTGTACAGAGTGATGAAGGATAAAGAGCTGCATGAGAACTGCATCGAGCAGATGTACCGCTTGTTCGCCGAGCACCTGTATCCGGAAGGCGCAGCGCCGGCGCTGGACGGTTCGCTGATCCGCATCGACGACTGGGAGATGCGCGAGGATGTGCAGACAGAGGTTATGAAGCGCTGGGAAGCGCTGAGCACGGATAATGTCAGTGAGCTGTCCGATCTGGAAGGCTACCGCCGCGACTTCTTCCAGCTGTTCGGCTTCCAGAGCGAGGGCATCGACTACGAAGCCGAGTCCGATCCTGATGTGGAAATTCTGAATTTGGTTAAGGAATAA
- a CDS encoding RrF2 family transcriptional regulator, with protein MKFSKATDYALHYMLYLAATGSDKPIGVVQLAEKQGVSPTYLSKILTKLVKAGLIESASGANGGYSLKRKQEEISFLDVIHAIEGTASLFECGLKHGPGCLVQQVMVEAEERMEQYLRDQKISVLAEQYSAAQAK; from the coding sequence ATGAAATTCTCAAAAGCAACCGACTATGCGTTGCATTATATGCTGTATCTGGCGGCGACGGGCTCGGATAAACCGATTGGTGTGGTGCAGCTGGCGGAGAAGCAAGGGGTGTCCCCCACCTATCTCTCCAAAATCCTGACCAAGCTCGTTAAAGCAGGTCTGATTGAATCGGCTTCAGGAGCCAACGGCGGCTACAGCCTTAAGCGCAAGCAGGAGGAGATATCCTTCCTGGATGTGATCCACGCGATTGAAGGCACAGCCTCCTTGTTTGAGTGCGGATTGAAGCACGGACCGGGGTGTCTTGTCCAGCAGGTTATGGTAGAAGCCGAGGAGCGGATGGAGCAGTATCTCAGGGACCAGAAGATCTCCGTGCTGGCTGAACAATACAGTGCGGCGCAGGCGAAGTAA
- a CDS encoding ornithine cyclodeaminase family protein, which yields MLVISQKEVVELLSMEGCIDAMEAVLADLATGQAMQSLRQMLPLAEGNLLGLMPGYLRRDGLAGAKLITISPGNHSRGLPSHQGVVTLFDASSGVIKAIMDGQKITAIRTAAVSAAATRHLARADAEVLAILGTGEQAASHLEAMLQVRELRQVRIWGRTPSKAAAWQAEMSSRFSVEITVCATVREAVAGADIICAVTAATEPVLLREWVKPGAHINAVGACRPTDRELDSELVAQSRLYVDSVESAAGESGDYLIPLAEGAIPQDHIVGEIGAVFSGQLTGRATDSEITLFKSLGLAVEDLAAAQYIYNKALRLQRGTEIAF from the coding sequence ATGTTAGTTATCAGTCAAAAAGAGGTTGTAGAGCTGCTGTCCATGGAAGGCTGCATCGACGCGATGGAAGCGGTGCTGGCCGACCTGGCCACAGGACAGGCTATGCAGAGCTTAAGGCAGATGCTGCCGCTTGCGGAGGGCAATCTGCTTGGACTTATGCCAGGTTATTTGCGTCGTGATGGCTTGGCTGGAGCCAAGCTGATTACCATCTCGCCCGGTAATCACAGCCGGGGGTTGCCGTCCCATCAGGGTGTAGTCACCTTGTTTGACGCTTCCAGCGGCGTGATCAAGGCCATTATGGATGGACAAAAGATCACCGCGATCCGCACAGCCGCCGTAAGTGCGGCCGCCACACGCCACCTCGCCCGAGCGGATGCAGAGGTGCTTGCCATCCTGGGGACGGGCGAGCAGGCAGCAAGTCACCTCGAAGCGATGCTTCAGGTACGCGAGCTGCGCCAGGTCCGGATCTGGGGACGGACCCCGTCCAAAGCCGCCGCCTGGCAGGCGGAGATGTCATCCAGATTCAGCGTGGAGATCACTGTGTGCGCCACCGTCCGCGAGGCGGTTGCCGGAGCGGATATCATCTGCGCCGTTACAGCCGCCACGGAGCCGGTGCTGCTCCGGGAGTGGGTGAAGCCGGGCGCACATATCAATGCGGTGGGCGCTTGCCGGCCCACCGACCGCGAGCTGGACAGCGAACTGGTGGCGCAGTCCAGGCTGTATGTAGATTCGGTAGAGTCTGCCGCCGGCGAGTCGGGCGATTATCTGATTCCGTTGGCAGAGGGAGCCATCCCGCAGGATCATATCGTCGGCGAGATCGGCGCTGTGTTCAGCGGACAGCTGACCGGGAGAGCAACAGACAGCGAGATCACGCTGTTCAAGTCGCTCGGCCTGGCTGTCGAGGATCTGGCGGCGGCACAATATATTTATAATAAAGCATTGCGTTTACAACGGGGAACCGAAATTGCATTTTGA
- a CDS encoding glycoside hydrolase family 88/105 protein, whose amino-acid sequence MNSAAFPSRDMLEDYAHRVYRYALLDHSGNWGMDIGHWDWVPGVGVISILEYYEQCGQPEVLAELEQWANLQLHKSEQLKVINSMAPFAILPALYSHTGSPVFLEASERVGAWMLNEAPRTREGAFEHTVTENASFPEQVWADTIFMAVLFLARLGRLTGHTVYATEAVHQLELHLKLLQDETSGILFHGWNSIAGNHMSAARWTRANAWIAVGTPMILQELEGLVEIPPSIRERYRRMMEAVIACQRPDGLWTTVMDQPDFYPETSGSAGIAAGILKACRMNLLDDACRENAANAVQGVTAAILATGEVTGVSSGTPVMPSLQAYNEIPCYPSLYGQGLVLMLLAEAMRE is encoded by the coding sequence ATGAATAGTGCTGCGTTTCCATCACGGGATATGCTGGAGGATTATGCCCATAGAGTCTACCGTTATGCCCTTCTGGACCATTCCGGCAACTGGGGCATGGACATTGGACATTGGGATTGGGTGCCCGGTGTTGGAGTCATTTCCATATTGGAATATTATGAACAATGTGGGCAACCTGAAGTGCTGGCTGAGCTGGAGCAATGGGCTAATCTTCAGCTTCATAAATCTGAGCAGCTGAAGGTTATTAATTCGATGGCTCCTTTTGCCATTCTGCCTGCACTTTATAGCCACACCGGGAGCCCTGTCTTCCTGGAAGCCTCGGAAAGGGTTGGAGCATGGATGCTGAACGAAGCTCCCCGGACACGGGAAGGAGCCTTCGAGCATACGGTTACCGAGAATGCCAGCTTTCCCGAGCAGGTGTGGGCGGATACGATTTTTATGGCTGTGCTGTTCCTGGCCCGGTTGGGCCGTTTAACCGGACATACCGTATATGCCACTGAAGCGGTGCACCAGTTGGAGCTGCATCTGAAGCTGCTGCAGGACGAAACCAGCGGAATCCTGTTCCATGGCTGGAACAGCATCGCGGGGAATCACATGTCCGCCGCCCGCTGGACACGGGCCAATGCCTGGATCGCCGTCGGCACACCGATGATCCTGCAGGAGCTGGAAGGTCTGGTGGAGATTCCACCGTCCATTAGGGAACGCTACCGCCGCATGATGGAGGCTGTCATCGCCTGCCAACGGCCGGACGGACTGTGGACCACCGTCATGGATCAGCCGGACTTCTATCCCGAAACCTCAGGCAGTGCCGGGATCGCCGCCGGCATCCTCAAAGCCTGCCGTATGAATCTGCTCGACGATGCCTGTAGAGAGAACGCCGCTAATGCGGTGCAGGGAGTAACCGCTGCGATTCTCGCTACCGGCGAGGTCACCGGCGTCTCCAGCGGCACGCCGGTCATGCCCAGCCTTCAGGCCTACAATGAAATCCCCTGTTATCCATCGCTTTATGGCCAGGGGCTGGTGCTGATGCTGCTGGCGGAGGCGATGCGGGAATAA